A genomic window from Candidatus Bathyarchaeota archaeon includes:
- a CDS encoding minichromosome maintenance protein MCM — protein sequence MTEETLTMDPEAIFLDFFKMDKYRERISSMAVSGNTSFVVDFDELLASEPKLAQLLMDKPDEYLEYANRAAKAQLQIEEQEYAEETKTITVRFKGLPEATPLRILGSKHIGKFVMLEGIVVRASPARPMVMEAAFKCKWCGAMAFVTQSGPFLTAPNACSAPECRRKSAFDFVQEESTFIDSQDVRIQERPEDLPPGQLPRWLDIKLLERDLVDAARPGDHIAVVGITRAHATRLPKVGQLRSFTLQLDTNYIDVESKEPEKILITPEEEEQILELSKDPEVHNKILQSLAPSIYGNEHLKEAVMYLLFGGTAKHFPDITIRGDMNVLIVGDPGTAKSQLLQYVSKIAPRGLYTSGRGTTAAGLTAAVLRDKTGGMTLEAGALVLADKGVAAIDEMDKMRTEDRVAIHEVMEQHTVSIAKGGIVATLNARTSVLAAANPTLGRYDPYRTVSENISLPVTILSRFDLIFVLRDVPEEEKDARTTEHILDLHRRGTIPTEAPINSELFRKYVSYSKNMHPTLSQEALDCLKDFYLRMRAASETEGTPVAITARQLESLVRVAEARARIALKDKVELEDAEHAIEIMKISLEQVGIDISSQKFDIDIIMTGKPKSLRDKLSIILGLITTMEKETGMVDKERLMERLQTEYDVLSGEAERMINQMLKEGTLFEPKNGFLKKT from the coding sequence ATGACTGAAGAAACACTAACAATGGACCCAGAAGCAATATTTCTGGATTTCTTCAAGATGGACAAATACCGTGAACGGATTTCCAGCATGGCAGTTTCGGGAAACACATCATTTGTTGTAGATTTTGATGAACTTTTAGCATCTGAACCTAAACTTGCTCAACTCCTTATGGACAAGCCTGACGAATATCTGGAATACGCAAACAGGGCAGCTAAAGCCCAGTTGCAAATCGAAGAACAAGAATACGCTGAAGAAACTAAAACAATCACAGTAAGATTCAAGGGGCTTCCAGAAGCCACACCTTTACGTATCCTAGGTTCAAAACACATTGGAAAATTTGTAATGCTAGAAGGAATAGTTGTTCGAGCCAGCCCAGCTCGACCAATGGTAATGGAGGCAGCCTTCAAATGCAAATGGTGCGGAGCCATGGCGTTTGTTACACAGTCAGGACCGTTTTTAACGGCACCTAATGCATGCAGCGCTCCAGAATGTAGAAGAAAAAGTGCCTTTGATTTTGTTCAAGAAGAATCTACATTTATTGACTCCCAAGACGTTCGCATTCAAGAACGCCCTGAAGATTTGCCTCCAGGTCAGCTTCCAAGATGGCTTGACATTAAACTTCTAGAACGTGACCTTGTTGACGCAGCCCGTCCAGGAGACCATATTGCTGTTGTAGGAATTACCAGAGCTCATGCTACCCGATTGCCAAAAGTTGGTCAACTTAGATCCTTCACGTTACAGTTGGACACTAATTACATTGACGTAGAAAGCAAAGAACCAGAAAAGATTCTTATCACGCCTGAAGAGGAAGAACAAATTCTGGAGCTATCCAAAGATCCCGAAGTTCATAACAAGATTTTGCAATCTTTGGCACCTTCAATATACGGTAACGAACACCTCAAAGAAGCCGTCATGTATCTGTTGTTTGGAGGAACAGCTAAACACTTCCCAGATATCACCATCCGTGGTGACATGAACGTTCTGATTGTAGGTGACCCAGGTACTGCAAAGTCTCAACTTTTGCAGTATGTATCTAAGATTGCCCCCCGTGGTTTGTATACTTCGGGTCGTGGAACTACTGCGGCAGGTTTGACTGCTGCGGTTCTTCGTGACAAGACAGGTGGCATGACCTTAGAAGCCGGAGCCCTAGTTTTGGCAGATAAAGGTGTTGCTGCTATCGACGAAATGGACAAAATGCGTACAGAAGACCGTGTCGCCATTCACGAAGTCATGGAACAGCACACTGTTTCGATTGCAAAAGGTGGTATTGTTGCAACCTTGAACGCTCGCACATCGGTTTTGGCGGCGGCGAACCCCACGTTGGGACGTTACGACCCATACAGGACAGTAAGTGAAAACATTTCGTTGCCAGTTACTATCCTTTCACGTTTTGACCTGATTTTTGTTCTACGAGACGTCCCCGAAGAAGAAAAAGATGCCCGAACAACAGAACACATCCTTGATTTGCACAGACGAGGAACAATCCCTACTGAGGCTCCGATTAATTCTGAGTTGTTCCGAAAGTATGTTAGTTACTCCAAAAACATGCATCCAACTCTTTCTCAAGAGGCTCTGGATTGCTTGAAAGATTTCTACTTGCGTATGCGTGCAGCCAGCGAAACTGAAGGAACACCTGTAGCCATTACTGCAAGGCAGTTAGAGTCCTTGGTTCGTGTTGCAGAAGCCAGAGCACGTATAGCATTAAAAGATAAAGTTGAACTTGAAGATGCAGAACATGCCATTGAAATCATGAAGATTTCCCTTGAACAAGTTGGAATCGACATTTCTTCACAAAAATTTGACATCGACATTATCATGACCGGCAAACCAAAGAGTCTACGGGATAAGCTGTCAATAATTTTGGGCTTGATCACTACCATGGAGAAGGAAACCGGAATGGTCGACAAAGAACGCCTAATGGAGCGGTTACAAACTGAGTACGATGTATTAAGTGGAGAAGCTGAACGTATGATTAATCAGATGCTAAAAGAAGGAACATTATTTGAGCCCAAGAATGGTTTCCTCAAGAAGACTTGA
- a CDS encoding DNA replication complex GINS family protein, translating to MPADAKKAIQDADFMFENAIVKIVANRNNPAIELPEMTVGPFTEGKEYEVRFWVAKELKKAGIARIRIDEPLDLMTLNKIHWKERMQASQKVMSLPENFYPKLRRFLEELSKDAIKNLEKRNDYEKANNLSEDITRMRLKKIVSLASSGRGDQTGPILQNLTKEEKFVYNCLHKVLSEWKEEILKLQGSDKHD from the coding sequence TTGCCAGCTGACGCAAAAAAAGCGATTCAAGACGCGGATTTCATGTTCGAAAATGCGATCGTTAAGATAGTGGCAAACAGGAACAACCCCGCAATAGAGCTTCCAGAAATGACAGTTGGTCCGTTCACTGAAGGAAAAGAATACGAAGTTAGATTTTGGGTAGCCAAAGAACTGAAAAAAGCGGGAATCGCCCGAATCCGAATCGATGAACCACTTGATTTAATGACTCTTAACAAGATTCATTGGAAAGAGCGCATGCAAGCTTCACAAAAAGTTATGTCGTTGCCTGAAAATTTTTATCCAAAGCTTCGACGGTTCCTTGAAGAACTAAGCAAAGATGCAATCAAGAACCTAGAAAAAAGAAACGATTACGAAAAAGCAAACAATCTTTCCGAAGACATAACAAGAATGAGACTCAAAAAGATAGTTTCGTTGGCTTCATCAGGAAGAGGCGACCAAACTGGTCCAATATTGCAGAATTTAACAAAAGAAGAAAAGTTTGTGTATAACTGCTTGCACAAGGTCCTAAGCGAATGGAAAGAAGAAATCCTAAAACTACAAGGAAGCGACAAACATGACTGA
- a CDS encoding flavin reductase family protein — translation MKIQKNAFTALFPCPVVLVSCVDSDGKPNIITLAWAGTVCSEPPMVGVSIRPTRYSYQLIKDIQEFVVNIPSLKFIQETDYCGVASGRDVEKFSETKFTPEKAYNVQVPMIQECPVNLECVLKDIIPLGAHDLFLGEVVQVHIDENVLDEKGKIDFKKADPFVFNVGEYWNLNKKVGTYGFSKRS, via the coding sequence ATGAAAATTCAAAAGAATGCTTTTACTGCGTTGTTTCCTTGTCCAGTGGTTCTTGTTAGTTGTGTAGATTCAGATGGAAAACCTAACATTATTACTTTGGCGTGGGCAGGAACCGTATGTTCTGAACCTCCAATGGTAGGAGTAAGTATCCGACCAACCCGTTATTCTTACCAGTTGATTAAAGATATCCAAGAGTTTGTCGTGAACATTCCTTCACTCAAGTTCATTCAAGAAACAGATTACTGCGGAGTAGCTTCAGGCAGAGACGTTGAAAAGTTTTCTGAAACTAAGTTTACTCCAGAAAAAGCTTACAATGTTCAAGTTCCAATGATTCAGGAATGTCCTGTGAACCTTGAATGTGTTCTGAAGGACATAATTCCTTTGGGTGCCCATGACTTATTTCTGGGAGAAGTTGTTCAAGTCCATATCGATGAAAACGTCTTGGATGAAAAAGGCAAAATTGATTTCAAGAAAGCGGATCCTTTTGTTTTCAATGTTGGTGAATACTGGAACTTAAACAAAAAAGTAGGAACTTATGGGTTCTCAAAACGGTCATAA
- a CDS encoding replication factor C small subunit, whose protein sequence is MWAEKYRPKSLSEIINQKEIVDRLKSFAKAKNVPHCIFAGPPGTGKTTAALCMARDLYGDSYREHLMELNASDERGIKMVRETVKTFARTRSIGEIPFKILILDEADNMTSDAQQALRRTMERFTETCRFVMIVNYSGKIIDPLQSRCAPFRFSYLSQQDQNCYLRNIIKKENIKILDEGYDAIFEVSQGDLRRATNAIQAAASMGKVIDAETVYSVIGHANPEDVNEMLKTAMKGDFLAARKQLREMIMKYGVAGSDIIKQIHGAVFRSMLPDSWKVTLSEAIGEADFRMVQGADVEVQLSALLARITEAGQELTQGA, encoded by the coding sequence ATGTGGGCTGAAAAGTATCGCCCCAAATCATTAAGCGAAATTATTAACCAGAAAGAAATTGTTGACCGCCTGAAAAGTTTCGCAAAAGCAAAAAATGTTCCTCATTGCATTTTTGCTGGTCCCCCAGGAACTGGAAAAACAACTGCAGCTTTGTGTATGGCTCGAGACCTGTACGGCGACAGTTACCGAGAACACCTTATGGAACTGAACGCCAGTGACGAACGTGGAATAAAGATGGTTCGGGAAACTGTGAAAACTTTTGCTCGAACCCGTTCGATTGGTGAAATTCCTTTCAAGATATTGATTCTTGATGAAGCTGACAACATGACTTCAGATGCTCAGCAAGCTTTAAGGCGAACCATGGAACGCTTCACAGAAACTTGCCGTTTCGTTATGATTGTAAACTACAGTGGCAAAATTATTGATCCGTTACAGTCACGGTGTGCCCCTTTCCGGTTTAGTTATCTTTCACAGCAGGACCAAAACTGTTACTTGCGTAACATTATAAAAAAAGAAAACATCAAAATCTTAGATGAAGGCTATGACGCAATCTTTGAAGTCAGCCAAGGTGATCTTCGACGTGCAACTAATGCTATTCAAGCTGCAGCTTCTATGGGTAAAGTGATTGATGCTGAAACTGTTTATTCTGTTATTGGTCATGCAAACCCTGAAGATGTTAACGAGATGCTAAAAACTGCTATGAAAGGCGACTTTTTAGCTGCCCGAAAACAGCTTCGAGAAATGATAATGAAGTACGGCGTAGCTGGAAGTGACATTATCAAGCAGATTCATGGTGCAGTTTTTCGGTCGATGTTGCCTGATTCTTGGAAAGTTACCCTCAGTGAAGCTATAGGCGAAGCTGATTTTCGCATGGTTCAAGGGGCCGACGTGGAAGTTCAGTTAAGTGCCCTGCTTGCTCGAATTACAGAAGCTGGTCAAGAACTCACACAAGGAGCATAA
- a CDS encoding replication factor C large subunit has translation MSTTWTQKHKPQSLDEIVGNKKSKEMVRDWLKSWYCGIPEKRAVLLHGSPGVGKTVTVETLAKELNMELIEKNASDYRTADAIKRFAGLASQYATLFGGKRLILLDEVDGIAGQVDRGGIKELTKILKESKSPIILTANDAFSSRFTTIRKYSEVIGFKNPTIREGISHLKQICEKEGINADEEALHLIVERAGRDVRSAVNDLQALAQGKTHLTKEDVAWLSGRDRKEEIFKVMQTILYSRDGWEAKKAAGSVDVDPDMLFHWVYENAPYHLNDPHDLVKAMNSLALADIYRQRIRDTQNWGFLKYVMDFTTSGVTAARQNSKSSGWIPFRFPSKIRMLSSTKGERALQFRMGMKIRKKCHVGAIRSVKQVFPYLKVIFQNNIEMAAGLSSWFEFDDDMIEYLAGGKRQSKAILTKME, from the coding sequence TTGTCCACCACTTGGACCCAAAAGCATAAGCCTCAAAGCCTAGACGAAATAGTAGGCAACAAAAAATCCAAAGAGATGGTTCGTGATTGGCTAAAATCTTGGTATTGTGGAATTCCCGAAAAACGGGCAGTTCTTTTGCATGGGTCTCCAGGGGTAGGTAAAACAGTAACAGTTGAAACTTTAGCTAAAGAACTAAACATGGAATTAATCGAAAAAAACGCCAGCGACTACCGGACAGCAGATGCAATCAAACGTTTTGCTGGTCTGGCTTCTCAGTATGCTACTTTGTTTGGTGGAAAACGATTAATCCTGTTGGATGAAGTTGACGGAATCGCCGGGCAAGTTGACCGTGGTGGAATTAAAGAACTCACAAAAATTTTGAAAGAAAGTAAAAGCCCCATTATTCTCACTGCAAATGACGCTTTTAGTAGTCGTTTTACTACAATCCGTAAATATTCTGAAGTTATTGGATTTAAGAATCCCACAATTCGTGAAGGCATCAGTCACCTTAAGCAAATCTGTGAAAAAGAAGGAATCAACGCTGACGAAGAAGCTCTGCACTTAATTGTTGAGCGTGCCGGACGTGATGTCAGGTCTGCAGTTAATGACCTTCAAGCCTTGGCACAGGGAAAAACACATTTAACAAAAGAAGATGTTGCATGGTTATCTGGGCGTGACCGGAAAGAAGAAATTTTCAAAGTCATGCAAACCATACTTTATTCTCGAGATGGTTGGGAAGCAAAAAAAGCTGCAGGCAGTGTTGATGTGGACCCTGATATGTTGTTTCATTGGGTTTACGAAAATGCTCCTTATCATCTTAACGATCCTCATGACCTAGTTAAAGCAATGAATTCTCTGGCTTTGGCCGATATTTATCGTCAAAGAATCCGTGATACTCAAAACTGGGGTTTTCTGAAGTATGTTATGGATTTTACAACTTCAGGTGTAACAGCTGCTCGACAAAACAGCAAATCTTCAGGTTGGATTCCTTTCCGTTTTCCAAGTAAAATTCGTATGCTTTCGAGTACCAAGGGGGAACGTGCTCTACAGTTCCGTATGGGCATGAAAATCCGCAAGAAATGTCACGTTGGCGCTATCCGAAGTGTCAAACAAGTTTTTCCTTACTTGAAGGTTATTTTCCAAAATAACATTGAAATGGCTGCAGGCTTATCCAGTTGGTTTGAATTTGACGATGACATGATAGAATATTTGGCTGGGGGAAAGAGACAATCTAAAGCCATTTTGACTAAAATGGAATAA
- a CDS encoding trypsin-like peptidase domain-containing protein produces MNNPKQVNKLINEESSKWNHLFTAVLIILIVNTGVFIVGFWNNQNQLETMETTITEQNNKIQDLENQLEIFDVINETGLMPWPTIYNQLKDSVVLIKTDLGLGSGFIYDTKGHIVTNYHVIESAENIEVTFLDGNISSAEIIGLDIYSDLAIIKVNPETTILKPVVLGSSSELIVGEPVAAMGNPYGLSDTITVGIVSSLQRSLEATGGYLIIDIIQIDAAINPGNSGGPLVNLHGQVVGLNTAIQSETGSFTGIGFAIPSDTIKREINDLIETGSYKHPWLGISGLKVNLALADAIGLDKPQGILVIDVTSGSPADLAGIRGSTETGFVDGIETPLGGDVIIEVDGIKVISMNDLAIYMEQNTSPKDSVVFTIIRDGQKIDITATLGQRPQP; encoded by the coding sequence TTGAATAACCCAAAGCAGGTAAACAAATTGATAAACGAAGAGTCAAGCAAGTGGAATCACCTATTTACTGCAGTTTTAATCATTCTTATCGTAAACACTGGAGTATTCATAGTAGGGTTTTGGAACAATCAAAATCAACTAGAAACAATGGAAACCACAATTACTGAACAAAATAACAAAATCCAAGACTTGGAAAATCAACTAGAAATTTTTGACGTAATCAATGAAACAGGTTTAATGCCGTGGCCTACCATTTACAATCAACTAAAAGATTCGGTTGTTCTGATCAAAACTGACCTAGGATTAGGTTCAGGATTTATTTATGACACCAAAGGACATATTGTAACTAATTATCACGTAATCGAAAGCGCAGAAAATATAGAAGTTACATTCTTAGACGGAAACATTTCATCAGCTGAAATAATTGGCCTGGACATTTACAGCGATTTAGCAATAATCAAAGTGAACCCGGAAACTACAATATTAAAGCCAGTAGTTCTTGGCAGTTCATCTGAATTAATTGTAGGAGAACCAGTTGCAGCAATGGGGAACCCGTATGGTCTAAGTGACACAATAACTGTGGGTATTGTTTCATCTCTTCAAAGAAGCTTAGAAGCGACAGGAGGATACTTAATTATAGACATAATCCAAATTGACGCCGCAATCAATCCGGGTAACTCAGGGGGTCCATTAGTTAACTTGCATGGTCAAGTAGTAGGACTGAACACAGCCATACAATCAGAAACAGGTTCATTTACAGGAATAGGGTTTGCAATTCCCTCAGATACTATTAAACGTGAAATTAATGATTTAATTGAAACTGGCAGTTACAAACATCCGTGGTTAGGCATATCAGGATTAAAAGTGAACTTAGCATTAGCGGATGCCATTGGCTTGGATAAACCTCAAGGAATACTAGTAATTGATGTCACGTCTGGCAGCCCGGCAGATTTAGCAGGTATAAGAGGCTCAACCGAAACAGGATTTGTTGATGGCATTGAAACTCCACTAGGTGGCGACGTGATTATTGAAGTCGATGGCATCAAAGTTATCAGCATGAACGATTTGGCAATTTATATGGAACAAAATACCAGTCCAAAAGATTCAGTTGTTTTCACAATAATCAGAGACGGCCAAAAAATCGACATAACGGCAACCTTGGGACAAAGACCCCAACCATAA
- a CDS encoding cupin domain-containing protein — protein sequence MISFQLDSLKEKELYKNVLVRLIHGNDLTLNYFELKNQTVDLPFHEHPVEHLVVVLEGVMEFIFQDKKTVMKPKDSMFVPANTRHTARVIEGPVKALEIYKVTVDKYYNR from the coding sequence GTGATTTCTTTTCAACTGGATTCATTAAAGGAAAAAGAATTATACAAAAACGTTCTAGTAAGACTAATTCACGGAAACGATTTAACCCTGAACTATTTTGAACTCAAAAACCAAACAGTAGACCTCCCATTTCACGAACACCCCGTTGAACACCTTGTCGTAGTTTTAGAAGGAGTAATGGAATTCATTTTTCAAGACAAAAAAACAGTAATGAAACCAAAGGACTCAATGTTTGTTCCCGCCAACACGCGACATACTGCGCGAGTAATAGAAGGTCCAGTGAAAGCCTTAGAAATCTACAAAGTTACCGTAGACAAATACTACAACAGATAG
- a CDS encoding KamA family radical SAM protein: protein MKKIQNNICTVEQLKKYIELTPNKEKKLEKIVQKHPMCVTPYYMSLIDWEDPNDPIRKMAIPSIEELNLEGSYDTSGEAENTKMPGLQHKYSETSLILATNKCAMYCRHCFRKRLVGLKTKEIIERFEDSATYIRQHEEINNVLVTGGDPLVLENEVIEKLLLILSDIPQIKFIRFGSRAPVTFPSRFEDKKLLKILSKYCHLNRRIYVVTQFNHPQEITKQAIKAVDNLLKAGVIVNNQTVLLKGVNDNPVTLTKLLNKLVSIGVVPYYLFQCRPVKGVKGNFQVALTKAIKIVEETKKHCNGLSKRFRYIMSHRTGKIEIIGIFDNEIFFKYHQAKNRNKIGKIFKRPIKEEACWLDELKMPIEENDFAPYLL from the coding sequence ATGAAAAAAATTCAAAATAATATTTGTACAGTTGAACAGTTAAAGAAATACATTGAATTAACACCCAATAAAGAGAAAAAATTGGAAAAAATTGTTCAAAAACATCCAATGTGTGTTACACCATATTACATGTCATTAATAGATTGGGAGGACCCTAACGACCCAATTAGAAAGATGGCAATACCTTCAATCGAAGAACTAAATTTGGAAGGCTCTTACGACACAAGTGGTGAAGCAGAGAACACCAAAATGCCGGGGCTTCAGCATAAATATTCAGAGACATCTCTGATATTAGCAACAAACAAGTGCGCAATGTATTGTAGGCACTGTTTTAGGAAACGGCTTGTTGGGTTGAAAACAAAAGAGATAATTGAACGTTTTGAGGATTCTGCAACTTACATAAGACAACATGAAGAAATCAACAATGTTTTAGTGACAGGTGGCGACCCGCTAGTACTAGAAAATGAAGTTATTGAAAAACTTCTGTTGATTTTGTCGGATATTCCCCAGATAAAATTTATCAGGTTTGGCAGCAGAGCACCAGTGACTTTTCCTTCAAGGTTTGAAGACAAAAAACTGTTAAAGATTTTATCAAAATATTGTCATCTAAATCGAAGAATATACGTTGTTACCCAGTTTAACCATCCGCAAGAAATAACCAAACAGGCAATCAAAGCAGTAGATAATCTATTGAAAGCAGGAGTTATTGTAAACAATCAAACTGTATTGCTTAAAGGGGTAAACGATAACCCAGTTACGTTAACCAAGTTACTAAATAAACTAGTCAGCATAGGCGTTGTTCCATATTATTTGTTCCAATGCAGACCAGTCAAAGGGGTTAAAGGAAATTTTCAAGTGGCACTTACTAAGGCAATAAAAATTGTTGAAGAAACAAAGAAGCACTGTAACGGTCTTAGTAAACGATTCAGATACATTATGTCTCATAGGACAGGAAAAATTGAGATAATTGGAATTTTTGATAACGAAATTTTCTTTAAATATCATCAAGCCAAAAACAGAAACAAAATCGGAAAAATCTTCAAAAGACCAATCAAAGAAGAAGCATGCTGGTTAGATGAACTAAAAATGCCAATAGAAGAAAACGATTTTGCGCCCTATCTGTTGTAG
- a CDS encoding Lrp/AsnC family transcriptional regulator, which translates to MKAWQIDDINNNILQALMKDARTSFTQMAKENNTSVAAIRNRYINLEKAGVINGSMTYINPHFIGFDCYGFLGVKVHPKNKQEIWDYLIKQPYILSIWHKTQEINIGTFFAASNLDYFTAVTDELRSHPHVKSIQPLIFVGLPHNHYPENLTLQLNQEIKNLHSFEEDFEVAEYNEDEEPFKKQLFRPVQLTKMKKTDREIAKILTNDARTPFSYIANHLNKSTAFVINRYAKLKEKGLFIRSSITLDLKKLGYQANAMVYITAKIGTKISDVHRAASEIPNVISLTKIIGSCDMLAIIPLASFTDLFTIEKQLRTINGIEKIQININPPFTKWPANMFGSVF; encoded by the coding sequence GTGAAAGCATGGCAAATCGACGACATTAACAACAATATTTTGCAGGCATTAATGAAAGATGCACGCACAAGTTTTACTCAAATGGCAAAAGAAAACAACACATCCGTTGCAGCCATACGAAATAGGTATATAAACTTAGAAAAAGCAGGCGTAATTAACGGGTCAATGACCTACATTAACCCACATTTTATCGGGTTTGATTGTTATGGGTTTTTGGGAGTTAAAGTTCATCCAAAAAATAAACAAGAAATTTGGGACTACCTAATCAAGCAACCGTACATTCTTTCAATATGGCATAAAACCCAAGAAATCAATATTGGGACATTTTTTGCTGCATCTAACTTGGATTATTTTACTGCAGTAACTGATGAATTAAGAAGCCATCCCCACGTAAAAAGCATTCAACCGCTAATTTTTGTGGGATTACCCCATAATCATTACCCAGAAAACCTTACCCTCCAATTAAACCAAGAAATCAAAAATCTGCATAGTTTTGAAGAAGACTTTGAAGTAGCGGAATACAACGAAGATGAGGAGCCATTCAAAAAACAACTCTTTAGACCAGTTCAATTAACTAAGATGAAAAAAACAGATCGAGAAATTGCCAAGATTTTGACGAACGATGCCCGAACACCTTTTAGTTATATTGCTAATCATCTTAACAAATCCACTGCTTTTGTAATTAACAGATATGCAAAACTAAAAGAAAAAGGATTATTCATACGGTCCTCAATTACCCTTGACCTCAAAAAATTGGGGTATCAAGCTAACGCCATGGTTTATATTACAGCAAAGATTGGCACAAAAATTTCGGACGTTCATCGAGCAGCATCAGAGATTCCAAACGTAATCAGCTTAACCAAAATCATAGGCAGCTGTGACATGTTAGCAATAATTCCTTTAGCATCTTTCACAGATTTATTCACCATTGAAAAACAGTTACGAACCATAAACGGAATAGAAAAAATCCAGATAAACATAAACCCACCATTCACGAAATGGCCAGCTAACATGTTTGGTTCAGTATTCTAG
- the psmA gene encoding archaeal proteasome endopeptidase complex subunit alpha, with product MSVFAAPGAYDRTITVFSPDGRLFQVEYALETVNRGATIIGMACKNGVVLGAEEKIETPLQDTNFTWKLYAIDDHLGAAVVGLGSDARVLIDQARVYAQSNRLTYDEPIDVEIMTKRVGDVKQLYTQHAGVRPFGVSIIFGGVDKTGSRVFSTDPSGSYRGYKAVAVGIGRETVEGILKEEYNEDLTLDAATKLAAKCLTKALEARGEPKRIKLTVIPAETQKLKVISDEEIEKLQSGLAGSETK from the coding sequence TTGTCTGTATTTGCCGCACCAGGTGCTTACGATCGCACTATTACAGTATTTTCTCCTGATGGTCGCCTATTTCAGGTAGAATATGCCCTAGAAACAGTAAATCGAGGGGCAACAATTATTGGAATGGCCTGTAAAAATGGAGTAGTTTTAGGGGCAGAAGAAAAAATTGAAACTCCCCTACAGGATACAAATTTCACGTGGAAACTGTACGCCATAGATGACCATCTTGGAGCAGCAGTTGTTGGATTGGGTTCTGACGCACGTGTCCTAATTGACCAAGCTCGGGTATATGCCCAAAGTAACCGGTTAACCTATGATGAACCCATTGATGTTGAAATAATGACCAAACGTGTTGGAGACGTAAAACAACTTTACACTCAACATGCTGGTGTTCGACCCTTTGGTGTTTCAATCATCTTTGGTGGCGTCGACAAAACTGGCAGTAGAGTCTTCTCAACTGACCCCAGTGGCTCCTACAGGGGTTACAAGGCAGTAGCAGTAGGTATTGGTCGAGAAACTGTTGAAGGTATTCTAAAAGAAGAATACAATGAAGACCTAACTTTAGACGCAGCCACAAAACTTGCTGCAAAATGTCTAACAAAAGCCCTTGAAGCAAGAGGCGAACCCAAAAGAATCAAATTAACTGTAATTCCTGCAGAGACCCAAAAACTCAAAGTAATAAGCGATGAAGAAATCGAAAAACTCCAAAGCGGGCTTGCAGGCAGTGAAACCAAATGA
- a CDS encoding ribosome assembly factor SBDS has translation MSDRYTIARITQNGEHFEILAKPELALSFKLGKSNNSVSEVIASDIIFTDAGKGTKASEEKLKEVFGTVDSLKIAEIILKKGDLQLTTDQRKQMVEEKRRQIIAFISRECIDPKTNLPHPPIRIEHAMEQIHFSIDASKSVEEQAKDIIKLLRPIIPLKMEKISVEVHAPPEHASRVYGTVKGFGTLKRDQWLADGSWSALVEMSAGSYGPLLDKLGKLTKGNIEAKIVK, from the coding sequence ATGAGCGACAGGTACACAATAGCCCGTATTACTCAAAATGGTGAACACTTCGAGATTCTAGCAAAGCCAGAATTGGCTTTATCTTTTAAATTAGGCAAAAGTAACAATTCAGTTTCTGAAGTTATTGCATCTGACATAATCTTTACGGATGCTGGAAAAGGCACTAAAGCTTCAGAAGAAAAACTCAAAGAAGTTTTTGGAACTGTCGATTCGTTAAAAATTGCTGAAATAATTCTGAAAAAGGGAGATTTACAGTTAACTACTGACCAACGAAAACAGATGGTAGAAGAAAAACGTCGACAAATTATTGCTTTCATATCCCGTGAATGCATTGATCCAAAAACCAATCTTCCTCATCCTCCGATTAGAATTGAGCATGCAATGGAGCAGATTCATTTCTCTATTGATGCTTCCAAAAGTGTGGAGGAGCAAGCAAAAGACATAATAAAACTGTTGCGACCTATTATTCCGCTCAAGATGGAAAAGATTTCAGTTGAAGTTCATGCCCCGCCTGAGCACGCAAGTAGAGTTTACGGAACTGTCAAAGGCTTTGGCACTTTAAAGCGTGACCAATGGTTGGCTGATGGTTCTTGGTCTGCCCTTGTGGAAATGTCGGCTGGTTCATATGGTCCATTATTGGACAAGTTAGGGAAATTAACTAAAGGAAATATTGAAGCGAAAATTGTAAAATAA